Below is a genomic region from uncultured Erythrobacter sp..
CGCCTATCATGTGCCGCGCATGATCGCCCAGCCTGTGATCATATTCTGGGCATTGTGGGCAGGTGAAGTGGTTTTGCGAAATTCCGCCCCAACTTACAAAAGCTAAACCGGCGGCGCGCATCCACTAAGTGAACGCCCACCGCCGGTCAGCAAAGGTCGGGCCATCAGGCCCTTAGAACCGTGAGGCTCTTAGCTGAGGTGCTTGGAAACCGCAGCCGTCATCTTGAACATCGAGATCTGGTCTTTGCCGATCACCGCGCCGAGCTTGGCATCGGGATTGATCTGACGCTTGTCCTTCGAATCCTGAAGGCTGTTCGCCTTGATGTATTCCCAGACCTTCGAAGTCACCTGAGCGCGGGTCATCGGACCTTTGCCGGTCACCGCTTCAAGCTCGGAAGTAAGGTTCACTGGTTTCTGCAGTGCATTTGCCATGGTTAGTCTCCCTTAAAAAATGGCAGGTTATTCTAATTCTTCATCTTCCCACGCTCCATCATCGGCAGACGTGCCGGTGAACGGGGCGTAGAGGACGTCGCATGCGGTAACGAAGCCCTTGATCGAGCCAATCAGCTCATCACGGCTCGCGCCGGGCATGAGCGTCAAGGGCAGATCGGTTGCGAAAATCTGGAAGGCGTAATGGCGCGTCTCACCCTCAGGCGGGTCAGGTAGCAGCCATTCGGAATTGCCATGCGCGTTCTTGCCAGTGCGCGGCGGCACTTCGCCTTCAAGCAGCTTGCCCTTTTGCCCTGCAAGTCCCCAGACGAGCCAGTGGCAAAGCGGTTCAGCGGACGGATCGGTCGCATCTTCGACGATCACGATCAGCTCTTGCGATCCCGGCGGGGGCCCACTCCATTCGAGCGGCGGCGCGACCGCGTCTTCTTCCTTGGCGGTGAAGCACGGGTCAAGTTGTTCACCGGCGTCGAAGGCTGGGCTCGAAAGCGAAAAACCGCCGCGACCAAGCGTCTTCGCCTCCCCCAGACTTGCAATCGCAAGGCCAGGGTGGCGCGCTGCCGGGGGCAGTTTGGACGCGAGCCAATCGGGCAGATCAGGCATGATTCTGTCTCTTCATCCCCTCGTAGCTAGTCCGATACAGGCCCCAAAACGAGGGAGGCGCGCCCGATTTGCCCCGCTTTCTGCGGAAAACTTGCAAAAACTCGTGTGTTTTCAGCCCTAGCGTTCATCGCAGAGCCAGTGGACAAGCTCCAAATGCTTGCTGATCACGGGCTAACATTGCATGCTCAGCGTACTGCCGGGGGGGCAAAATTGTTTAATTCTTTGATCGGAGTCGCTCCTTGCTCAAGACGCCCAATTTGCCTCTCGCCGGGCGCACAGCGCTTTCTGCCATGCTCGCCATTG
It encodes:
- a CDS encoding SWIB/MDM2 domain-containing protein; this encodes MANALQKPVNLTSELEAVTGKGPMTRAQVTSKVWEYIKANSLQDSKDKRQINPDAKLGAVIGKDQISMFKMTAAVSKHLS
- a CDS encoding YbhB/YbcL family Raf kinase inhibitor-like protein, which codes for MPDLPDWLASKLPPAARHPGLAIASLGEAKTLGRGGFSLSSPAFDAGEQLDPCFTAKEEDAVAPPLEWSGPPPGSQELIVIVEDATDPSAEPLCHWLVWGLAGQKGKLLEGEVPPRTGKNAHGNSEWLLPDPPEGETRHYAFQIFATDLPLTLMPGASRDELIGSIKGFVTACDVLYAPFTGTSADDGAWEDEELE